In Halomarina salina, one DNA window encodes the following:
- the ilvC gene encoding ketol-acid reductoisomerase, producing MTDNQIYYDDDAAYENIEEKTVAVLGYGSQGHAHALNLADSAIDVVVGLREESSSRDAAQEDGLRVATPTEAAKEADIVSMLVPDTVQPDVFAAIEPHLEAGNTLQFAHGFNVHYGQIEPPEGVDVTMIAPKSPGHLVRRNFEAGEGTPGLLAIYRDESGEAKDEALAYAQAIGCTRAGVVETTFREETETDLFGEQAVLCGGVTELIKAGYETLVDAGYSPEMAYFECMNEMKLIVDLLYEGGLGEMWDSVSDTAEYGGLTRGEVVVDDHAREQMETVLEQVQNGEFAREWINENQAGRPAYKQRRGAEQAHDIEAVGEELRGLFAWGEAAGEESEDEAAAPEAPAND from the coding sequence CTCGGCTACGGGAGCCAGGGCCACGCGCACGCGCTCAACCTCGCGGACAGTGCCATCGACGTCGTCGTCGGCCTGCGCGAGGAGTCCAGTTCCCGCGACGCAGCCCAGGAGGACGGTCTCCGGGTGGCGACGCCGACCGAGGCCGCGAAGGAGGCGGACATCGTCTCGATGCTCGTCCCCGACACCGTCCAGCCGGACGTGTTCGCGGCCATCGAACCCCACCTGGAGGCGGGGAACACGCTCCAGTTCGCCCACGGGTTCAACGTCCACTACGGGCAGATAGAGCCCCCCGAGGGCGTCGACGTGACGATGATCGCCCCGAAGTCGCCGGGCCACCTCGTCCGGCGGAACTTCGAGGCGGGCGAGGGGACGCCCGGCCTGCTCGCCATCTACCGCGACGAGTCCGGCGAGGCGAAAGACGAGGCGCTCGCGTACGCGCAGGCCATCGGCTGCACTCGCGCCGGCGTGGTCGAGACCACGTTCCGCGAGGAGACCGAGACGGACCTGTTCGGCGAGCAGGCGGTGCTCTGTGGCGGCGTCACCGAACTCATCAAGGCCGGCTACGAGACGCTCGTCGACGCGGGGTACAGCCCCGAAATGGCGTACTTCGAGTGCATGAACGAGATGAAGCTCATCGTCGACCTGCTGTACGAGGGCGGCCTCGGCGAGATGTGGGACTCGGTGAGCGACACCGCCGAGTACGGCGGCCTGACCCGCGGTGAGGTCGTCGTCGACGACCACGCCCGCGAGCAGATGGAGACCGTGCTGGAGCAGGTTCAGAACGGCGAGTTCGCCCGCGAGTGGATCAACGAGAACCAGGCCGGACGGCCCGCCTACAAGCAGCGTCGCGGTGCCGAGCAGGCCCACGACATCGAGGCGGTGGGCGAGGAACTCCGCGGCCTGTTCGCGTGGGGCGAAGCAGCCGGAGAGGAGAGCGAGGACGAGGCGGCCGCGCCGGAAGCGCCGGCGAACGACTGA
- the leuC gene encoding 3-isopropylmalate dehydratase large subunit, translated as MSDRTLYDHVWDRHRVRTLPSGQDQLFVGLHLVHEVTSPQAFGMLEERGLSVARPDLTHATADHIVPTDDRTRPYADEAAESMMSELEANVGGSDIPFHHPDTGRQGIVHVVGPEQGLTQPGMTVVCGDSHTATHGAFGALAFGIGTSQIRDVLATQTIAMEKKDVRRIEVTGELGESVTAKDVVLSIIRELGTDGGVGYVYEYGGPVVESLDMPGRMTICNMSIEGGARAGYVNPDETTYEWLRDTDAFADDPERFDELREYWESIRSAEDAEYDDVVTIDGSALEPVVTWGTTPGQVVGITEPVPDPESLPEGRRDVARRAQEHTGVTPGESMDGYAIDVAFLGSCTNARLSDLRDAARVVAGREIHPDVRGLVVPGSQRVAAAAEAEGLDETFTQAGFEWRAPGCSMCLGMNSDQLVGDEVCASSSNRNFVGRQGSKEGRTVLMSPRMVAAAAVSGEVTDVRDLPPAEEEVVA; from the coding sequence ATGAGCGACCGAACGCTGTACGACCACGTGTGGGACCGCCACCGGGTGCGCACGCTCCCGTCGGGACAGGACCAGCTGTTCGTCGGCTTGCACCTCGTCCACGAGGTGACGAGTCCGCAGGCGTTCGGCATGCTCGAGGAGCGCGGCCTCTCCGTGGCTCGCCCCGACCTGACGCACGCGACGGCGGACCACATCGTTCCGACCGACGACCGTACCCGACCGTACGCCGACGAGGCGGCCGAGTCGATGATGAGCGAACTGGAGGCGAACGTCGGCGGGTCGGACATCCCGTTCCACCACCCCGACACCGGTCGGCAGGGCATCGTCCACGTCGTCGGCCCCGAACAGGGACTCACCCAGCCGGGGATGACCGTCGTCTGCGGCGATTCACACACCGCCACGCACGGCGCGTTCGGCGCGCTGGCGTTCGGTATCGGCACCTCCCAGATTCGTGACGTGCTCGCCACCCAGACCATCGCGATGGAGAAGAAGGACGTCCGGCGCATCGAGGTGACGGGCGAACTCGGCGAGAGCGTCACCGCGAAGGACGTCGTCCTCAGCATCATCCGTGAACTGGGCACCGACGGCGGCGTCGGCTACGTCTACGAGTACGGCGGTCCCGTCGTCGAGTCGCTGGACATGCCCGGTCGGATGACCATCTGCAACATGTCCATCGAGGGCGGCGCTCGCGCGGGCTACGTCAACCCCGACGAGACCACCTACGAGTGGCTCCGCGACACCGACGCCTTCGCCGACGACCCGGAGCGCTTCGACGAACTAAGGGAGTACTGGGAGTCCATCCGGTCGGCCGAGGACGCCGAGTACGACGACGTGGTCACCATCGACGGGAGCGCCCTCGAACCGGTCGTGACGTGGGGAACGACGCCGGGACAGGTCGTCGGCATCACCGAACCCGTCCCGGACCCCGAGTCGTTGCCCGAGGGCCGACGAGACGTCGCGCGCCGCGCCCAGGAGCACACGGGCGTCACGCCCGGCGAGTCGATGGACGGCTACGCCATCGACGTCGCGTTCCTCGGGTCGTGTACGAACGCGCGGCTCTCGGACCTCCGGGACGCGGCGCGGGTCGTCGCGGGCCGGGAGATCCACCCCGACGTGCGCGGTCTGGTCGTCCCCGGCAGCCAGCGGGTCGCCGCGGCAGCAGAGGCCGAGGGCCTCGACGAGACGTTCACGCAGGCCGGTTTCGAGTGGCGCGCGCCCGGCTGTTCGATGTGTCTCGGGATGAACTCGGACCAGCTCGTCGGCGACGAGGTGTGTGCGTCCTCGTCGAACCGGAACTTCGTCGGTCGGCAGGGCTCGAAGGAGGGTCGCACCGTGCTGATGAGTCCGCGGATGGTCGCCGCCGCCGCCGTCTCCGGCGAGGTGACGGACGTGCGCGACCTGCCGCCCGCGGAGGAGGAGGTGGTCGCGTGA
- the leuD gene encoding 3-isopropylmalate dehydratase small subunit, which produces MSHRPETGASGDDDVPDTPPVQHVEGTGIAVRGDDIDTDQILPARFLKVLTFEGLGEYSFFDQRFETVETEDGEEEVETDHPFNDRAHRDASVLVVGSNFGCGSSREHAPQALQRWGIDAVVGESFAEIFAGNCLALGVPTVTLDEDEIESLQSFVEAHPDAEIAVDVAEQTVSYGGETVQASVDDMQRHALVEGQWDTTAQLASVPEQIAETGRSLPYVGGDR; this is translated from the coding sequence ATGAGCCACCGACCGGAGACCGGCGCGTCCGGCGACGACGACGTCCCGGACACGCCACCCGTCCAGCACGTCGAGGGGACCGGTATCGCGGTCCGCGGCGACGACATCGACACCGACCAGATACTCCCCGCGCGGTTCCTCAAGGTGCTCACCTTCGAGGGGCTGGGCGAGTACTCGTTCTTCGACCAGCGCTTCGAGACGGTCGAGACCGAGGACGGCGAGGAGGAGGTCGAGACCGACCACCCGTTCAACGACCGCGCACACCGCGACGCCTCGGTGCTGGTCGTCGGGAGCAACTTCGGCTGCGGCTCCTCGCGCGAGCACGCCCCGCAGGCGCTCCAGCGCTGGGGCATCGACGCGGTGGTCGGCGAGTCGTTCGCCGAGATCTTCGCGGGCAACTGCCTCGCGCTCGGCGTCCCGACGGTGACGCTCGACGAGGACGAGATCGAGTCGCTCCAGTCGTTCGTCGAGGCGCATCCCGACGCCGAGATAGCGGTCGACGTCGCCGAGCAGACGGTCAGCTACGGCGGTGAGACCGTCCAGGCGAGCGTCGACGACATGCAGCGCCACGCGCTCGTCGAGGGCCAGTGGGACACGACGGCGCAGCTGGCGTCGGTCCCCGAACAAATCGCCGAGACGGGGCGGAGCCTGCCGTACGTCGGAGGCGACCGGTGA
- a CDS encoding isocitrate/isopropylmalate dehydrogenase family protein, whose protein sequence is MSHEIAVLPGDGIGREVTPAAVDVLDALDVEFGFADCEAGDAVAEEQGTPLPEETVETVREADATLFGAVGETAADVILPLRDVVGSYANVRPARAYPGVDALQPETDLVFVRENTEGVYSGIENEIAPGVTTLTRVVTDDASRRIAEFAFDYAEERGSDVTVAHKSNVMRVTDGQYLESVRAVGDERGEEYDEALMDALAMHLVLRPEEYDVVCCPNLAGDVLSDLAAGLVGGLGLLPSANVGDDNALFEPVHGSAPDIAGQGVANPAAAILSAAMLLEWLGEDEAGEQVRTAVEGVLSDGPRTPDLGGDASTDDVTEAVVDRL, encoded by the coding sequence GTGAGCCACGAGATTGCCGTCCTCCCCGGCGACGGCATCGGCCGGGAGGTGACGCCCGCCGCCGTCGACGTGCTGGACGCGCTCGACGTCGAGTTCGGCTTCGCGGACTGTGAGGCCGGCGACGCGGTGGCCGAGGAGCAGGGCACGCCGCTCCCCGAGGAGACCGTCGAGACCGTTCGGGAGGCCGACGCGACGCTGTTCGGCGCGGTCGGCGAGACGGCCGCCGACGTCATCCTCCCGCTCCGTGACGTGGTCGGGAGCTACGCCAACGTCCGTCCCGCACGGGCGTACCCCGGCGTCGACGCGCTCCAGCCGGAGACGGACCTCGTGTTCGTCCGCGAGAACACCGAGGGCGTCTACTCGGGCATCGAGAACGAGATCGCGCCGGGCGTGACGACGCTCACGCGAGTCGTCACCGACGACGCCTCGCGGCGCATCGCCGAGTTCGCGTTCGACTACGCCGAGGAACGCGGCAGCGACGTCACCGTCGCCCACAAGTCGAACGTGATGCGCGTCACCGACGGCCAGTATCTGGAGTCCGTTCGAGCGGTCGGCGACGAACGCGGCGAGGAGTACGACGAGGCGCTGATGGACGCGCTGGCGATGCACCTCGTCCTCCGCCCCGAGGAGTACGACGTGGTTTGCTGTCCGAACCTCGCGGGCGACGTGCTGAGCGACCTCGCCGCGGGCCTCGTCGGCGGCCTCGGCCTGCTACCCAGCGCGAACGTCGGCGACGACAACGCGCTGTTCGAACCGGTCCACGGGAGCGCCCCCGACATCGCCGGGCAGGGCGTCGCCAACCCCGCCGCGGCGATACTGTCGGCGGCGATGCTGCTGGAGTGGCTCGGCGAGGACGAGGCGGGCGAGCAGGTTCGAACGGCGGTCGAGGGCGTCCTCAGCGACGGCCCCCGGACGCCGGACCTCGGCGGCGACGCCTCGACGGACGACGTGACCGAAGCCGTCGTCGACCGTCTCTGA
- a CDS encoding DUF5799 family protein, with product MSWTDRLVGSRMAVDREFGDRVAQSSLSNQEWNLVMTATEFRVADVDDPEAARLVGDTSKLESVVPEMDRIASEQPNAGGGSASDGGSSGGLFGSIKDAFGMSGDDGPDDAERIETAERLVDEYTTRLQERLENSGRWEEIRAAAAEEEHGN from the coding sequence ATGTCGTGGACAGACCGTCTCGTCGGGTCGCGGATGGCCGTCGACCGGGAGTTCGGCGACCGGGTCGCCCAGTCGTCGCTCTCCAACCAGGAGTGGAACCTCGTGATGACCGCCACCGAGTTCCGGGTCGCGGACGTCGACGACCCGGAGGCGGCCCGACTCGTCGGCGACACCTCGAAACTGGAGTCGGTCGTCCCGGAGATGGACCGCATCGCCTCCGAACAGCCGAACGCCGGTGGTGGGAGTGCCAGCGACGGTGGGTCCTCGGGTGGCCTGTTCGGCTCCATCAAGGACGCGTTCGGCATGAGCGGTGACGACGGACCCGACGACGCCGAGCGCATCGAGACGGCCGAGCGACTCGTCGACGAGTACACGACGCGCCTGCAGGAGCGACTGGAGAACAGTGGCCGCTGGGAGGAGATCCGCGCGGCGGCCGCCGAGGAAGAGCACGGTAACTGA